CACGCATGATGCGTGGTGCGTGATTCGTAGACAGAAGGCATATGTTGGAATATTCTATTTTTAGAACATATTGTTAACAAGTTACCGAGATGGGGGCATTTCTACCGATTTCCCTAAAAATGAAGTAAGCAACATTAAACACGTGActtagaagttgtgatgtggtcaagCGATTGGTGGCATGCCttttttaggggaggtcaggagttcgacctccgttggctacatattaacccacaatttTATCCATGCCATGAAGTTTCACTCATGACACCTTTCTCACATCGCTTGGGGGTGGTAAATAAGAGGAGGTTTTACCGTCAATGCCTCGTATGAGATTGGTGCGGGTTTTCTCTGCCTCGTATGAGATTGGTGCGGGTTTTCTCCTGGGCACGCAGTTGAGGGCTGGTATATAACTGTGTAAGAGATGAACGTGTGAGTAGTTAAGTCCCATCGCTTATCCTAAcaggtgtaaaaaaaaaaaaaaaaaacgtgagTTACACGTCGAATAAACATAAAAAGGATTTTGACTTTAACCTTAACCACTCATTCAAACAATATACTGGTTTTTTCAGGAACAAACCCCCAATCACACGAACTACTCACTCTGTTTGAAATGAAATACCTATGGCAGATCTCATATCTATTCTTCTTCTTTCTTTTAACTTGTTTTTCCACGTCATCAACAATTCCTGATACTTTTCAACAATGGTGTTTACATCATAATAAATCATATTCCACTGAAAAAGAACGATTATATCGACAAAGTGTTTTTCAAGATAACTACGATTATGTTATacgtcacaataataataataataataataataataataataataataataataataataataataataataataataataataatgatgataatgataatgataatgataataatagtaatttcacTCCTACTTATTCCCTTTCGCTTAATGCGTTTGCTGATCTCACTCATGAGGAGTTTAAACTTGCTAGATTGCGTCGTTTATCTTCCTTTGATTCGTCAGGTGACGTCATCAGGCTTAATCGTGGTAGTTCGGTTATTCGATCGGTTAATGATATTCCGAGAAGTATCGATTGGAGGGATAAGGGAGCAGTTACTAATGTTAAAGATCAAGGCAATTGTGGTATGTTTTTTTTACTATACTattttattattaagaattatgaatttaatgaaatatgaaatatatgttacCTGTGAGTTATTGGAACTTAGGTTAATATATGTTAATTGATTCTTACATAGCTAATTAACCATTATTGTATTTGTTTGAAATATGTTATATACTGTAAAAATTGGTTTCAAGTATGTGTTTTCCCCAAAAATTTTATAAGGTTTTCATGTGCACAGCTTTTACTAAGACGTACGCGACCCGACTCCTTTTCCTGGCGACCTAAAAAATATGTTGTTAGTGAGATTTGAACGAGAGGACCTAAACCACCAGGGCCATATAGGGATGGTATATGATAGATGATATACTTGCATAGTTACTATTCAATTCTGTGCAAGCATAGTGTTTTAACATGACATTTAGGTgcggtttgttttttaagatgtttttatcTGAAGATCTGTGGTCCATGTTTGTAGAGAAGATGTGGCTTATAAGTATGTATGCCGAATGATGAAAGACTATTTGTTTTTATGTTTGCAAAATAACTTAATCTTATATATAGGTCtaagaagcatatttctaagtctgcgagttTGCAGACAGAATAAGACATTATATTATCTTGTGTCTTTAGAAAACAAACAGTCTGCACTAAAAACTTGTGCGGGCGCGTGGACAAAAGACATAATAAGATATGCTGActcaaaaacaaacaacaccttgtAATCTATTTATGTAAATGTTTATTGTGCAGGTGCGTGTTGGTCGTTTTCTGCCACCGGAGCAATGGAGGGAATAAATCAAATTGTAACGGGATCTCTTATCAGCCTTTCGGAACAGGAGTTGGTTGATTGTGATAGAAGCGTTAATGCGGGATGTGGCGGTGGACTCATGGATTACGCGTATGAATTTGTTATTAACAACAATGGGATTGATACTGAAGAGGATTACCCGTATTTAGGCAAAGAAACTACTTGCAATAAAAACAAAGTAATGAACGTATTTGTCTACAATTTTCCGCCTTTGTTACAATGTGTATATTGTCTGATGTCTAATTGTGTTTGTCGTGTAAACTGTAGCGAAAAACAAATGTTGTCACAATAGACGGTTACCATGATGTTCCAATGAACAACGAAGATCAGTTACTACAAGCTGTTGCAATGCAACCTGTTAGTGTGGGTATATGTGGTGGTGAGAGGGCATTTCAATTGTACTCAAAGGTAAGTTTATGAATACGAATGTGAAAACTGTGATTAAATGATGTAAGTTAAGTTCTAGTTTAGTGCATGTACAATTTTCTGAAAATGTATCAAACCTTACTTGAAGTTTTATAATATGTATAAAAGTTTAAAAGTTTATATTGTATATATCAAACTTTCACTTGGACTAGTATTAACGCAGCGTCAGATTCCCCTTTTAACGGCCCAAAATTTGAGTTGGCGACTTAGGTGGCACAAGATTTTACGCCCTAACGGCCCTAACCCTGACGCCGGGCGTCAGTCACAAAAAGGAAAAAACCGTGCACGTCAGGAGTACTCGgatattgaccaagtttgactttgaccgattttgacccATTTAAGACTGATTTTCCTATTTTGGCTGAGCTTTGACCGATTTTCCGAGTAATTCCGAGTTTTTGCCGAGTTTAaccaagtttgaccaagtttgactgagAACTCTCTTAGTACTCCCGGAGTTGTAAAAACTGAAAACTCGCCGAGTAATTCCGAGTTTTGGATgagtttgaccgagtttgaccaagAACTCTTCTAGTAGTCCCGAGTTGCAAAAATCGAGTACTCGCTGTCTGATTACGAGTTCCGCATCACTAATTAATGGCTTTATGAAATTGATATCAGGGAATATTCACCGGGCCATGTTCGACGGCTTTAGATCATGCCGTGTTGATAGTTGGATACGACTCGAAAGACGGAGTTGATTACTGGATTGTAAAGAATTCATGGGGGACGTCATGGGGAATGGATGGTTACATCCACATGGCGCGTAACACGGGAGATATTTACGGGCTTTGCGGGATTAACATGTTAGCTTCTTATCCAATTAAAACTAGCCCAAATCCACCACCAACTCCTACTCCAAAACCCGTAAAATGTAGTTTGTTTTCGTGGTGCGCTGAAGGTGAAAGCTGTTGTTGTGCTACAAAAATTCTTGGAATATGTTTTAAATGGATGTGTTGTGAGTTGAATGCGTCTGTATGTTGCAAGGATCAGCGTCACTGTTGTCCTTCTGATTATCCGATATGTGATACGGAAAATAGCTTGTGCCTCAAGGTTAGTTTATTACTCTAATTTAATTAAACTGTTGTTTTACCGCTGATAATTTGGTTGACTCATCTTATGATCACAAATATCTGTTCTGATACCCATGAGATATCGAAAATTCTCATGTTTTTTGCAATATATAAGATGACCATTTTTAGTATTCTTGTATCTGCTTGAATTCTGCATGATATTGTGAAGCGATGCTATAAATTTCGGTTTGAAGTAACTTACTGTTCTTTATTGTTACTTGTGAATTGCAACTATAGCTGATGACCACTAGAGGTAGCGGGTCAGGCGGGTTGGGTGACGGGTCAAGTGGTTTTGACATTGCAGGTCAATACGGGCTAGGTTTGGTTGACTTGATTGGTTGCCTGCAACCCCTTTTTCTGTTTGTATATTTAAGTTCAATCTAGTACTGTAAGTATGGTTGCAAGAACCATAGAGGTTTAGGCATGGTTGTTAACTCGTGACTCAGAATCACGATTTTAATGGTGAGAGTCGATAGTGAAGTCGTTGATTGATAATCAACAGAAAAACTCAAATTTAAAATAGATCATAgttgttttttttaaatatattttatccTTCTAACTTTTGTATTACAGTACACGAATAGTTGGTCTGATTTTCTACCAGTAAGTGTCACGCAAGACGCATCGAAAGAGTCAATTTTAATTTTTTGTCTCGATTTGTATGAGTTCAACATTTATTGGTTAAGGCATGGTAGTTTGTGACTGTAAGCATTGAGGATCAAGTTTGGGACTTTGCATGACTTTTAATCAGTGTTGTAAACGACTTATTTGCGTCCGTTGCGGCATGTTGGCGACTAGCCCGTCTCGATCCCGTCCCGTCTTCTAATAagtcggtcaacggtcaaaagtcaggtcaaatgcggGAAAGGtcgggtcaacgccggtcaaaagtaaAAAATTTGGTTAAAATCGGTCAAATCGATCAAAATTGATGTAGTTTAGTATTAATTTTTTGTATTATATTGACGATAATAGCGATTATAGGTACATGCTGGTTAACGAATGTTTTTTTGCTTtaaaatatgtgtgtatatatttaaaagtcaacgttagtcaacgtccgtctcgaccccgtctcgacgtTTTAAGGTCCCGACTGTCTCGACCCCGTCTTGCGTCGTTTTCAACCTTGCTTTTAATCAGTTTAACTTTCCCTTTTTAGCTAGAAAGTATAATATGGAGTAATTTTTTAGTTTTTGTCCCATTTGAGCCGTCTGGGTATTAAGCACAACTTAATATATGGACCCACTTTTATTTATGTTATTGTGCTGTTAACTTAACTTCTGATGATTGGTCTGAATGTGATTGCAGCAAAACTCGAATGGTACACTAGCAGTACAGCCCAAGAAGGACAACAATTTTGGACCCCATCAGCAATATATTTAGAGGTCATCCATAAGTTATCACTCTGTTGACAAACTTCGCTTGATAACATCGACTTTGTAGAACCTTATGAAGAGTTAGTTCAGAATCATTCGGGTTCATCGTAGAATCAATATACGAAATATTATGGTTGTTGTCATTCGTAACAGTATTTTGTTGATGAATAGGTGGTTCACTTTTTGCAGATATGTTAGTATTATTACAGTTGAGTTCTATTGTTTCTTTTGTGTAGTTCAACACATTAGTTCTACTTGTGTTAATTACCAGATCAAAgaatttattactaatgataaacttGAGTACTATCTTAATtggatacatttaattaaatacatCTCACAAGTACTCAGAATATATAGGAGAACTTGTGCCTAAGTGGTACTCCAAGGTTCTTTGGTTTCGAGAGGTCTCAGGTTTGAGCCTCGCTGGGGAAAATTTTCTCAAAAATGTGAATTATAATGTTGAACGGTTTAAATAAGGATCAATTTTTATTTACCGCCTATGATACGTTTGTTTTTAGTTTTAATATGTAGTGATCCGTACACAACTACTTTTTAGCCGtacacaaccaaacatgttttATGAAGTTGTACAGTATAACACATTAAGGCACATTGGTTAAAATTTAGTTGTATACGGAT
This window of the Rutidosis leptorrhynchoides isolate AG116_Rl617_1_P2 chromosome 7, CSIRO_AGI_Rlap_v1, whole genome shotgun sequence genome carries:
- the LOC139858126 gene encoding cysteine proteinase COT44 isoform X1; translated protein: MKYLWQISYLFFFFLLTCFSTSSTIPDTFQQWCLHHNKSYSTEKERLYRQSVFQDNYDYVIRHNNNNNTTYSLSLNAFADLTHEEFKLARLRRLSSFDSSGDVIRLNRGSSVIRSVNDIPRSIDWRDKGAVTNVKDQGNCGACWSFSATGAMEGINQIVTGSLISLSEQELVDCDRSVNAGCGGGLMDYAYEFVINNNGIDTEEDYPYLGKETTCNKNKRKTNVVTIDGYHDVPMNNEDQLLQAVAMQPVSVGICGGERAFQLYSKGIFTGPCSTALDHAVLIVGYDSKDGVDYWIVKNSWGTSWGMDGYIHMARNTGDIYGLCGINMLASYPIKTSPNPPPTPTPKPVKCSLFSWCAEGESCCCATKILGICFKWMCCELNASVCCKDQRHCCPSDYPICDTENSLCLKQNSNGTLAVQPKKDNNFGPHQQYI
- the LOC139858126 gene encoding low-temperature-induced cysteine proteinase isoform X2, which encodes MKYLWQISYLFFFFLLTCFSTSSTIPDTFQQWCLHHNKSYSTEKERLYRQSVFQDNYDYVIRHNNNNDNDNNSNFTPTYSLSLNAFADLTHEEFKLARLRRLSSFDSSGDVIRLNRGSSVIRSVNDIPRSIDWRDKGAVTNVKDQGNCGACWSFSATGAMEGINQIVTGSLISLSEQELVDCDRSVNAGCGGGLMDYAYEFVINNNGIDTEEDYPYLGKETTCNKNKRKTNVVTIDGYHDVPMNNEDQLLQAVAMQPVSVGICGGERAFQLYSKGIFTGPCSTALDHAVLIVGYDSKDGVDYWIVKNSWGTSWGMDGYIHMARNTGDIYGLCGINMLASYPIKTSPNPPPTPTPKPVKCSLFSWCAEGESCCCATKILGICFKWMCCELNASVCCKDQRHCCPSDYPICDTENSLCLKQNSNGTLAVQPKKDNNFGPHQQYI